The Vidua macroura isolate BioBank_ID:100142 chromosome 4, ASM2450914v1, whole genome shotgun sequence genome window below encodes:
- the DCTN1 gene encoding dynactin subunit 1 isoform X7, which produces MAQGRRHASGRASSTGRMSADGGSKPLKVGSRVEVIGKGHRGTVAYVGATLFATGKWVGVILDEAKGKNDGTVQGRKYFTCEENHGIFVRQSQIQVFEDGADTTSPETPESAAMKVPKRDSLDATKASKLRGAKPKKAPATRKSTARRPKPTRTPTSSASGGTAGPSGSASASGGEMSSSEPGTPAQTPLVAPVIPTPSLGSPGAPPVPSPTKEEENLRAQVRDLEEKLETLKIKRNEDKAKLKELEKYKIQLEQVQEWKSKMQEQQADLQKRLKEAKKEAKDALEAKERYMEEMADTADAIEMATLDKEMAEERAESLQQEVDSLKEKVEYLTMDLEILKHEIEEKGSDGAASSYQVKQLEEQNARLKEALVRMRDLSASEKQEHVKLQKQMEKKNTELESLRQQREKLQEEVKQAEKTVDELKEQVDAALGAEEMVETLTERNLDLEEKVRELRETVGDLEAMNEMNDELQENARETELELREQLDMATARVREAEKRVEAAQETVADYQQTIKKYRELTAHLQDVNRELMSQQEASAEKQQQPPPEMFDFKIKFAETKAHAKAIEMELRQMEVQQANRHVSLLTSFMPDSFLRHGGDHDCVLVLLLIPRLICKAELISKQAQERFELSESCAERAGLRGAPGEQLSFAAGLVYSLSLLQATLHKYEQALNRCSVEVYKKVGTLYPEMSVHERSLDFLIELLHKDQLDETVNVEPLTKAIKYYQHLYSIHLADQAEDCTLQLADHIKFTQSALDCMGVEVCRLRAFLQAGQEAADLAILLKDLETSCSDIRQFCKKIRRRMPGTDAPGIPAALGFGAQVSDTLLECRKHLTWVVAVLQEVAAAGAQLIAPLAENEGLPAPRLEELAFKVSEQIYGSQGINPYECLRQSCSILMATMNKMATAMQEGEYDADRPQNKPTPPAELRAAALRAEITDAEGLGLKLEDRETVIKELKKSLKIKGEELSEANVRLSLLEKKLDSASKDADDRVEKIQTKLDETQTLLKKKEKEFEETMDALQADIDQLESEKVELKQRLNNQSKRTIEGLRGAPPSGVASIVSGIAGEEQQRGVGAGQVPGGGSGPVQVKDSPLLLQQIDALQLSLKHLKNENNLLKGAQMKMELASLAPLQVPRVAVARDRPAEGLPTQSLYRKTMQLLETLYQLSANAKVVDMRQSKSTRSSSARLLEQTARLCALKNSIDALKDDTLREMVQQQPGAGVSTTFGTFPSSSFLKAKQEQAQGPALCGRVTIPCAPGHGQAHRVLLTPDLLQHLRQHFVA; this is translated from the exons GCCTCCAGCACGGGCAGGATGAGCGCTGACGGCGGCAGCAAGCCCCTCAAGGTGGGCTCCCGCGTGGAGGTCATCGGCAAGGGCCACCGCGGCACCGTGGCCTACGTGGGGGCCACCCTGTTCGCCACCGGCAAATGGGTCGGGGTCATCCTGGACGAGGCCAAGGGCAAGAACGATGGCACGGTGCAGGGCAGGAAGTACTTCACCTGCGAGGAGAACCACGGCATCTTCGTGAGGCAGTCCCAG ATCCAGGTGTTTGAGGATGGAGCGGACACAACATCCCCAGAAACGCCGGAATCTGCTGCCATGAAGGTCCCTAAGAGAG ATTCCCTTGATGCCACCAAGGCCAGCAAACTG CGCGGAGCGAAGCCCAAAAAG GCCCCGGCCACACGCAAG AGCACCGCCCGCCGACCCAAG CCCACCCGGACCCCCACATCATCGGCGTCCGGCGGCACCGCCGGGCCCTCGGGCTCGGCCTCGGCGTCCGGCGGGGAGATGAGCAGCAGCGAGCCCGGCACGCCCGCCCAGACCCCGCTGGTGGCCCCCGTCATCCCCACGCCCTCCCTCGGCTCCCCGGGGGCACCCCCGGTCCCCTCGCCCACCAAG GAGGAGGAGAATCTCCGTGCTCAGGTCAGGGACCTTGAGGAGAAGCTGGAGACGCTGAAAATCAAGAGGAATGAGGACAAGGCGAAGCTCAAGGAACTGGAGAAGTACAagatccagctggagcaggtgcAGGAATGGAAGAGCAaaatgcaggagcagcaggctgaCCTCCAGAAACGCCTGAAGGAGGCCAAGAAG GAAGCCAAGGATGCCCTGGAAGCCAAGGAAAGGTACATGGAGGAGATGGCGGACACGGCCGATGCCATCGAGATGGCCACGCTGGACAAGGAGATGGCCGAGGAGCGGGCGgagtccctgcagcaggaggtggaTTCCCTCAAGGAGAAGGTGGAATACCTCACCATGGACCTGGAGATCCTCAAGCACGAGATCGAAGAGAAag GCTCTGATGGAGCAGCATCCAGCTACCAGGTCAaacagctggaggagcagaacGCCAGGCTCAAGGAGGCTCTTGTCAG GATGAGGGACTTGTCCGCCTCGGAGAAGCAGGAGCACGTGAAGCTCCAGAAGCAGATGGAGAAGAAGAACACGGAGCTGGAGTCGCTGCGGCAGCAGCgggagaagctgcaggaggaggtgaaGCAGGCGGAGAAGACGGTGGATGAGCTCAAGGAGCAG GTGGACGCAGCGCTGGGCGCTGAGGAGATGGTGGAGACTCTGACAGAGAGAAACCTGGATCTGGAGGAGAAGGTCCGGGAGCTGCGGGAGACCGTCGGGGACCTG GAAGCCATGAACGAGATGAACGACGAGCTGCAGGAGAACGCCCGGGAGACGGAGCTGGAGCTGCGGGAGCAGCTGGACATGGCCACGGCGCGCGTGCGCGAGGCCGAGAAGCGCGTGGAGGCCGCGCAGGAGACCGTGGCCGACTACCAGCAGACCATCAAAAAGTACCGCGAGCTCACGGCTCACCTGCAG GACGTGAACCGGGAGCTGATGAGCCAGCAGGAAGCGTCTGcggagaagcagcagcagccgccccCTGAGATGTTCGACTTCAAGATCAAATTTGCAGAGACGAAAGCCCACGCCAAG GCCATCGAGATGGAGCTGCGGCAGATGGAAGTGCAGCAGGCCAATCGCCACGTGTCCCTCCTCACCTCCTTCATGCCCGACAGCTTCCTGCGGCACGGCGGCGACCACGACTGCGTCCTGGTGCTCCTGCTCATCCCACGCCTCATCTGCAag GCCGAGCTGATCAGCAAGCAGGCGCAGGAGCGGTTCGAGCTGAGCGAGAGCTGCGCGGAGCGGGCGGGGCTGCGCGGAGCCCCCGGCGAGCAGCTCAGCTTCGCCGCCGGCCTCGTCTATTCCCTGAGCCTGCTCCAGGCCACGCTCCACAAATACGAGCA ggcCCTGAACCGCTGCAGTGTGGAGGTGTACAAGAAGGTGGGGACCCTGTACCCCGAGATGAGCGTCCACGAGCGCTCCCTGGACTTCCTGATCGAGCTGCTCCACAAGGACCAGCTCGACGAGACCGTCAACGTGGAGCCGCTCACCAAAGCCATCAAGTACTACCAG CACCTGTACAGCATCCACCTGGCCGACCAGGCTGAGGACTGCACCCTGCAGCTGGCCGACCACATCAAG TTCACCCAGAGTGCCTTGGACTGCATGGGGGTGGAGGTGTGCCGGCTGCGGGCCTTCCTCCAG gccgGGCAGGAGGCGGCCGACCTGGCCATCCTGCTCAAGGACCTGGAGACGTCCTGCAGCGACATCCGCCAGTTCTGCAAGAAGATCCGGCGCCGCATGCCGGGCACGGACGCGCCGGGAATTCCGGCGGCCCTGGGCTTCGGAGCGCAG GTGTCGGACACGCTGCTGGAGTGCCGGAAGCACCTGACGTGGGTGGTGGCCGTGCTGCAGGAGGTGGCGGCGGCCGGGGCGCAGCTGATCGCGCCGCTGGCCGAGAACGAGGGGCTGCCGGCCCCGCGCCTCGAGGAGCTGGCCTTCAAAGTCAGCGAGCAG ATTTACGGCTCCCAGGGCATCAATCCCTACGAGTGCCTGCGCCAGTCCTGCAGCATCCTCATGGCCACCATGAACAAGATGGCCACGGCCATGCAGGAGGGCGAGTACGACGCCGACCGCCCGCAGAACAAG CCCACGCCGCCGGCGGAGCTCCGGGCGGCCGCGCTCCGGGCCGAGATCACGgatgcagaggggctggggctgaagCTGGAGGACAGGGAGACGGTCATCAAGGAGCTGAAGAAGTCCCTCAAGATCAAG ggcgAGGAGCTCAGCGAGGCCAACGTGCGGCTCAGCCTGCTGGAGAAGAAGCTGGACAGCGCTTCCAAGGACGCGGATGACCGCGTGGAAAAGATCCAGACCAAGCTGGATGAGACCCAGACGCTGCTCAAAAAGAAGGAGAA GGAGTTTGAGGAGACCATGGACGCTCTCCAGGCTGACATTGACCAGCTGGAGTCGGAGAAGGTGGAGCTGAAGCAGCGCCTGAACAACCAGTCCAAGAGGACGATCGAGGGGCTGCGGGGGGCCCCGCCCTCGGGCGTGGCCTCCATCGTGTCCGGCATCGCCGGAG aggaacAGCAGCGAG GTGTTGGTGCCGGGCAGGTGCCGGGAGGCGGCTCCGGACCCGTCCAGGTGAAGGATTcacccctcctgctgcagcagatcGACgccctgcagctctccctgaaACACCTCAAGAACGAGAACAACCTGCTCAAG GGCGCCCAGATGAAGATGGAGCTGGCCAGCCTGGCCCCGCTGCAGGTGCCGCGGGTGGCCGTGGCCCGGGACCGGCCGGCCGAGGGGCTGCCCACGCAGAGCCTCTACCGCAAGACcatgcagctgctggagacCCTCTACCAGCTCAGCGCCAACGCCAAGGTGGTGGACATGAGGCAGAGCAAATCCA CGAGGAGCTCGTCGGCGCGGCTGCTGGAGCAGACGGCCCGGCTCTGCGCCCTCAAGAACTCCATCGACGCCCTGAAG GACGACACGCTGCGGGAGATGGTTCAGCAGCAGCCGGGCGCCGGCGTCTCCACCACCTTCGGCACCTTCCCGTCCTCTTCCTTCCTGAAG GCCAAGCAGGAGCAGGCGCAGGGCCCGGCGCTGTGCGGGCGGGTGACGATCCCGTGCGCGCCGGGGCACGGCCAGGCCCACCGGGTGCTGCTCACCCCcgacctgctccagcacctccgcCAGCACTTCGTCGCCTGA
- the DCTN1 gene encoding dynactin subunit 1 isoform X5: MSADGGSKPLKVGSRVEVIGKGHRGTVAYVGATLFATGKWVGVILDEAKGKNDGTVQGRKYFTCEENHGIFVRQSQIQVFEDGADTTSPETPESAAMKVPKRDSLDATKASKLPTRTPTSSASGGTAGPSGSASASGGEMSSSEPGTPAQTPLVAPVIPTPSLGSPGAPPVPSPTKEEENLRAQVRDLEEKLETLKIKRNEDKAKLKELEKYKIQLEQVQEWKSKMQEQQADLQKRLKEAKKEAKDALEAKERYMEEMADTADAIEMATLDKEMAEERAESLQQEVDSLKEKVEYLTMDLEILKHEIEEKGSDGAASSYQVKQLEEQNARLKEALVRMRDLSASEKQEHVKLQKQMEKKNTELESLRQQREKLQEEVKQAEKTVDELKEQVDAALGAEEMVETLTERNLDLEEKVRELRETVGDLEAMNEMNDELQENARETELELREQLDMATARVREAEKRVEAAQETVADYQQTIKKYRELTAHLQDVNRELMSQQEASAEKQQQPPPEMFDFKIKFAETKAHAKAIEMELRQMEVQQANRHVSLLTSFMPDSFLRHGGDHDCVLVLLLIPRLICKAELISKQAQERFELSESCAERAGLRGAPGEQLSFAAGLVYSLSLLQATLHKYEQALNRCSVEVYKKVGTLYPEMSVHERSLDFLIELLHKDQLDETVNVEPLTKAIKYYQHLYSIHLADQAEDCTLQLADHIKFTQSALDCMGVEVCRLRAFLQAGQEAADLAILLKDLETSCSDIRQFCKKIRRRMPGTDAPGIPAALGFGAQVSDTLLECRKHLTWVVAVLQEVAAAGAQLIAPLAENEGLPAPRLEELAFKVSEQIYGSQGINPYECLRQSCSILMATMNKMATAMQEGEYDADRPQNKPTPPAELRAAALRAEITDAEGLGLKLEDRETVIKELKKSLKIKGEELSEANVRLSLLEKKLDSASKDADDRVEKIQTKLDETQTLLKKKEKEFEETMDALQADIDQLESEKVELKQRLNNQSKRTIEGLRGAPPSGVASIVSGIAGEEQQRGVGAGQVPGGGSGPVQVKDSPLLLQQIDALQLSLKHLKNENNLLKGAQMKMELASLAPLQVPRVAVARDRPAEGLPTQSLYRKTMQLLETLYQLSANAKVVDMRQSKSTRSSSARLLEQTARLCALKNSIDALKDDTLREMVQQQPGAGVSTTFGTFPSSSFLKAKQEQAQGPALCGRVTIPCAPGHGQAHRVLLTPDLLQHLRQHFVA, translated from the exons ATGAGCGCTGACGGCGGCAGCAAGCCCCTCAAGGTGGGCTCCCGCGTGGAGGTCATCGGCAAGGGCCACCGCGGCACCGTGGCCTACGTGGGGGCCACCCTGTTCGCCACCGGCAAATGGGTCGGGGTCATCCTGGACGAGGCCAAGGGCAAGAACGATGGCACGGTGCAGGGCAGGAAGTACTTCACCTGCGAGGAGAACCACGGCATCTTCGTGAGGCAGTCCCAG ATCCAGGTGTTTGAGGATGGAGCGGACACAACATCCCCAGAAACGCCGGAATCTGCTGCCATGAAGGTCCCTAAGAGAG ATTCCCTTGATGCCACCAAGGCCAGCAAACTG CCCACCCGGACCCCCACATCATCGGCGTCCGGCGGCACCGCCGGGCCCTCGGGCTCGGCCTCGGCGTCCGGCGGGGAGATGAGCAGCAGCGAGCCCGGCACGCCCGCCCAGACCCCGCTGGTGGCCCCCGTCATCCCCACGCCCTCCCTCGGCTCCCCGGGGGCACCCCCGGTCCCCTCGCCCACCAAG GAGGAGGAGAATCTCCGTGCTCAGGTCAGGGACCTTGAGGAGAAGCTGGAGACGCTGAAAATCAAGAGGAATGAGGACAAGGCGAAGCTCAAGGAACTGGAGAAGTACAagatccagctggagcaggtgcAGGAATGGAAGAGCAaaatgcaggagcagcaggctgaCCTCCAGAAACGCCTGAAGGAGGCCAAGAAG GAAGCCAAGGATGCCCTGGAAGCCAAGGAAAGGTACATGGAGGAGATGGCGGACACGGCCGATGCCATCGAGATGGCCACGCTGGACAAGGAGATGGCCGAGGAGCGGGCGgagtccctgcagcaggaggtggaTTCCCTCAAGGAGAAGGTGGAATACCTCACCATGGACCTGGAGATCCTCAAGCACGAGATCGAAGAGAAag GCTCTGATGGAGCAGCATCCAGCTACCAGGTCAaacagctggaggagcagaacGCCAGGCTCAAGGAGGCTCTTGTCAG GATGAGGGACTTGTCCGCCTCGGAGAAGCAGGAGCACGTGAAGCTCCAGAAGCAGATGGAGAAGAAGAACACGGAGCTGGAGTCGCTGCGGCAGCAGCgggagaagctgcaggaggaggtgaaGCAGGCGGAGAAGACGGTGGATGAGCTCAAGGAGCAG GTGGACGCAGCGCTGGGCGCTGAGGAGATGGTGGAGACTCTGACAGAGAGAAACCTGGATCTGGAGGAGAAGGTCCGGGAGCTGCGGGAGACCGTCGGGGACCTG GAAGCCATGAACGAGATGAACGACGAGCTGCAGGAGAACGCCCGGGAGACGGAGCTGGAGCTGCGGGAGCAGCTGGACATGGCCACGGCGCGCGTGCGCGAGGCCGAGAAGCGCGTGGAGGCCGCGCAGGAGACCGTGGCCGACTACCAGCAGACCATCAAAAAGTACCGCGAGCTCACGGCTCACCTGCAG GACGTGAACCGGGAGCTGATGAGCCAGCAGGAAGCGTCTGcggagaagcagcagcagccgccccCTGAGATGTTCGACTTCAAGATCAAATTTGCAGAGACGAAAGCCCACGCCAAG GCCATCGAGATGGAGCTGCGGCAGATGGAAGTGCAGCAGGCCAATCGCCACGTGTCCCTCCTCACCTCCTTCATGCCCGACAGCTTCCTGCGGCACGGCGGCGACCACGACTGCGTCCTGGTGCTCCTGCTCATCCCACGCCTCATCTGCAag GCCGAGCTGATCAGCAAGCAGGCGCAGGAGCGGTTCGAGCTGAGCGAGAGCTGCGCGGAGCGGGCGGGGCTGCGCGGAGCCCCCGGCGAGCAGCTCAGCTTCGCCGCCGGCCTCGTCTATTCCCTGAGCCTGCTCCAGGCCACGCTCCACAAATACGAGCA ggcCCTGAACCGCTGCAGTGTGGAGGTGTACAAGAAGGTGGGGACCCTGTACCCCGAGATGAGCGTCCACGAGCGCTCCCTGGACTTCCTGATCGAGCTGCTCCACAAGGACCAGCTCGACGAGACCGTCAACGTGGAGCCGCTCACCAAAGCCATCAAGTACTACCAG CACCTGTACAGCATCCACCTGGCCGACCAGGCTGAGGACTGCACCCTGCAGCTGGCCGACCACATCAAG TTCACCCAGAGTGCCTTGGACTGCATGGGGGTGGAGGTGTGCCGGCTGCGGGCCTTCCTCCAG gccgGGCAGGAGGCGGCCGACCTGGCCATCCTGCTCAAGGACCTGGAGACGTCCTGCAGCGACATCCGCCAGTTCTGCAAGAAGATCCGGCGCCGCATGCCGGGCACGGACGCGCCGGGAATTCCGGCGGCCCTGGGCTTCGGAGCGCAG GTGTCGGACACGCTGCTGGAGTGCCGGAAGCACCTGACGTGGGTGGTGGCCGTGCTGCAGGAGGTGGCGGCGGCCGGGGCGCAGCTGATCGCGCCGCTGGCCGAGAACGAGGGGCTGCCGGCCCCGCGCCTCGAGGAGCTGGCCTTCAAAGTCAGCGAGCAG ATTTACGGCTCCCAGGGCATCAATCCCTACGAGTGCCTGCGCCAGTCCTGCAGCATCCTCATGGCCACCATGAACAAGATGGCCACGGCCATGCAGGAGGGCGAGTACGACGCCGACCGCCCGCAGAACAAG CCCACGCCGCCGGCGGAGCTCCGGGCGGCCGCGCTCCGGGCCGAGATCACGgatgcagaggggctggggctgaagCTGGAGGACAGGGAGACGGTCATCAAGGAGCTGAAGAAGTCCCTCAAGATCAAG ggcgAGGAGCTCAGCGAGGCCAACGTGCGGCTCAGCCTGCTGGAGAAGAAGCTGGACAGCGCTTCCAAGGACGCGGATGACCGCGTGGAAAAGATCCAGACCAAGCTGGATGAGACCCAGACGCTGCTCAAAAAGAAGGAGAA GGAGTTTGAGGAGACCATGGACGCTCTCCAGGCTGACATTGACCAGCTGGAGTCGGAGAAGGTGGAGCTGAAGCAGCGCCTGAACAACCAGTCCAAGAGGACGATCGAGGGGCTGCGGGGGGCCCCGCCCTCGGGCGTGGCCTCCATCGTGTCCGGCATCGCCGGAG aggaacAGCAGCGAG GTGTTGGTGCCGGGCAGGTGCCGGGAGGCGGCTCCGGACCCGTCCAGGTGAAGGATTcacccctcctgctgcagcagatcGACgccctgcagctctccctgaaACACCTCAAGAACGAGAACAACCTGCTCAAG GGCGCCCAGATGAAGATGGAGCTGGCCAGCCTGGCCCCGCTGCAGGTGCCGCGGGTGGCCGTGGCCCGGGACCGGCCGGCCGAGGGGCTGCCCACGCAGAGCCTCTACCGCAAGACcatgcagctgctggagacCCTCTACCAGCTCAGCGCCAACGCCAAGGTGGTGGACATGAGGCAGAGCAAATCCA CGAGGAGCTCGTCGGCGCGGCTGCTGGAGCAGACGGCCCGGCTCTGCGCCCTCAAGAACTCCATCGACGCCCTGAAG GACGACACGCTGCGGGAGATGGTTCAGCAGCAGCCGGGCGCCGGCGTCTCCACCACCTTCGGCACCTTCCCGTCCTCTTCCTTCCTGAAG GCCAAGCAGGAGCAGGCGCAGGGCCCGGCGCTGTGCGGGCGGGTGACGATCCCGTGCGCGCCGGGGCACGGCCAGGCCCACCGGGTGCTGCTCACCCCcgacctgctccagcacctccgcCAGCACTTCGTCGCCTGA